A region of Oryctolagus cuniculus chromosome 3, mOryCun1.1, whole genome shotgun sequence DNA encodes the following proteins:
- the TFPI gene encoding tissue factor pathway inhibitor isoform X1 produces the protein MKKEHIFWTSICLLLGLVPAPVSSAAEEDEFTNITDIKPPLQKPTHSFCAMKVDDGPCRAYIKRFFFNILTHQCEEFIYGGCEGNENRFESLEECKEKCARDYPKMTTKLTFQKGKPDFCFLEEDPGICRGYITRYFYNNQSKQCERFKYGGCLGNLNNFESLEECKNTCENPTSDFQVDDHRTQLNTVNNTLINQPTKAPRRWVTKETTNDGWKNAVHTYQVFLIVFFIHASMLSLGLDSIL, from the exons ATGAAGAAAGAACACATCTTTTGGACGTCTATATGCCTGCTGCTTGGTCTTGTCCCTGCCCCTGTTAGCTCAGCGGCCGAGGAAGATGAATTCACAAACATTACAG aTATTAAACCGCCACTACAGAAGCCGACACACTCATTTTGTGCAATGAAGGTAGATGATGGGCCGTGCAGAGCATAcatcaagagattttttttcaatattctcACCCATCAGTGTGAAGAATTTATATATGGAGGATGTGAAGGGAACGAGAATCGATTCGAGAGTCTGGAAGAATGCAAAGAAAAATGTGCACGAG aTTATCCAAAGATGACTACAAAGCTGACATTTCAAAAAG GAAAGCCTGATTTCTGCTttttggaagaagatcctggtatTTGTCGAGGTTATATTACCAGATATTTTTATAACAATCAATCAAAACAATGTGAACGTTTCAAGTACGGTGGGTGCCTTGGCAATCTAAACAACTTTGAGTCATTGGAAGAATGCAAAAACACCTGTGAGAATCCAA CGAGTGATTTCCAGGTGGATGACCATAGAACCCAGCTCAATACTGTGAATAACACTTTAATTAACCAGCCGACCAAGGCTCCCAGACGTTGGG TTacaaaggaaacaacaaatgATGGTTGGAAGAATGCTGTTCATACTTACCAAGTCTTTCTGATCGTCTTCTTCATTCATGCATCCATGTTATCTTTAGGATTGGATAGCATTTTAtga